One genomic window of Corallococcus caeni includes the following:
- a CDS encoding TraR/DksA C4-type zinc finger protein has product MHADPMTARARQMLLSRRSALRAARADVRPGAGGGGDGCPPVRGARLPPHELEEVEAALERIAQGCFGCCEGCGGAIGRQRLLAVPEARCCLTCADTRARDSSG; this is encoded by the coding sequence ATGCACGCGGACCCCATGACGGCCCGGGCGCGGCAGATGCTGCTGTCCCGCCGGAGCGCGCTGCGTGCGGCGCGCGCGGACGTCCGGCCCGGGGCTGGCGGTGGAGGGGACGGATGCCCGCCCGTGCGCGGAGCGCGCCTGCCACCGCATGAGCTGGAGGAGGTGGAGGCGGCGCTCGAGCGCATCGCGCAGGGCTGCTTCGGCTGCTGCGAGGGGTGCGGGGGCGCCATCGGGCGGCAGCGGCTGCTGGCCGTCCCCGAGGCGCGCTGTTGCCTGACGTGCGCGGACACACGGGCCCGGGACTCAAGCGGATGA
- a CDS encoding sigma-54-dependent transcriptional regulator — protein MAPERILVVDDEANARRALVTLLGEEGYEVREAADGAEALAALDDFSPALVLTDVRMPRMDGLTLLRRAKEAGNDAAFVMMTAFGTVEAAVEAMRMGAESYLTKPLDLNAVLVVLGKALETRRLKQETRQLRERVAERFRVGNIIGDAPELQGVYALIQQAAPTRATVLILGESGTGKELVAQALHELSPRKARPFVKVHCAALSEGLLESELFGHERGAFTGALARKEGRFELADGGTLFLDEIGEISPAVQVKLLRVLQGREFERVGGTQTLKVDVRIVAATHRDLEAEVKAGRFREDLYYRLNVVAVTLPPLRRRKADIPALVSHFLERCNALHGKAVKGLAPGTLEALMSHDWPGNIRELENAVERAVVLARGEELTADDLPPVLRGPRPSAGAVERLIPGATLATIEREAILRTLEMVQGSTTRAAEVLGISVRKIQYKLKEYGGGGPGPDEDPAADPQAPRARKEAPWKPDPEA, from the coding sequence ATGGCTCCAGAACGCATCCTGGTCGTGGACGACGAGGCGAACGCGCGGCGCGCCCTGGTCACCCTCCTGGGCGAGGAGGGGTACGAGGTGCGGGAGGCCGCGGACGGCGCGGAGGCGCTCGCGGCGCTCGACGACTTCTCGCCCGCGCTGGTGCTCACGGACGTGCGGATGCCGCGCATGGACGGGCTCACGCTGCTGCGCCGCGCGAAGGAGGCCGGCAACGACGCGGCCTTCGTGATGATGACGGCGTTCGGCACGGTGGAGGCGGCGGTGGAGGCCATGCGCATGGGCGCGGAGAGCTACCTCACCAAGCCGCTGGACCTGAACGCCGTGCTCGTCGTGCTGGGCAAGGCGCTGGAGACGCGCCGGCTGAAGCAGGAGACCCGCCAGCTGCGCGAGCGCGTGGCGGAGCGCTTCCGGGTGGGCAACATCATCGGGGACGCGCCGGAGCTCCAGGGAGTCTACGCCCTCATCCAGCAGGCGGCCCCCACGCGGGCCACCGTGCTCATCCTGGGGGAGAGCGGCACGGGCAAGGAGCTGGTGGCCCAGGCGCTGCACGAGCTCAGCCCGCGCAAGGCGCGCCCCTTCGTGAAGGTGCACTGCGCGGCGCTCAGCGAGGGCCTGCTGGAGAGCGAGCTGTTCGGCCATGAGCGCGGGGCCTTCACCGGCGCGCTCGCGCGCAAGGAGGGCCGCTTCGAGCTGGCGGACGGCGGCACCCTGTTCCTGGACGAGATTGGCGAAATCTCCCCGGCCGTGCAGGTGAAGCTCTTGCGCGTGCTGCAGGGCCGCGAGTTCGAGCGCGTGGGCGGCACGCAGACGCTGAAGGTGGACGTGCGCATCGTGGCGGCCACCCACCGCGACCTGGAGGCGGAGGTGAAGGCGGGCCGCTTCCGCGAGGACCTCTACTACCGGCTCAACGTGGTGGCGGTGACGCTGCCGCCCCTGCGCCGGCGCAAGGCGGACATCCCCGCGCTGGTGAGCCACTTCCTGGAGCGCTGCAACGCCCTCCACGGCAAGGCCGTGAAGGGGCTGGCGCCCGGTACCCTGGAGGCGCTGATGAGCCACGACTGGCCAGGCAACATCCGCGAGCTGGAGAACGCGGTGGAGCGCGCCGTGGTGCTCGCGCGAGGCGAGGAACTCACGGCGGACGACCTGCCGCCGGTGCTGCGCGGCCCCCGCCCCAGCGCCGGGGCCGTCGAGCGGCTCATTCCCGGCGCGACGCTCGCCACCATTGAACGGGAGGCCATCCTGCGCACCCTGGAGATGGTGCAGGGCTCCACCACGCGCGCCGCGGAGGTGCTGGGCATCAGCGTGCGGAAGATCCAATACAAGCTCAAGGAGTACGGCGGCGGTGGCCCCGGCCCGGACGAGGACCCGGCCGCCGACCCCCAGGCCCCCCGCGCGAGGAAGGAGGCACCATGGAAGCCGGACCCGGAGGCGTGA
- a CDS encoding protoglobin domain-containing protein, whose product MEAGPGGVTDNVLEELQRYVGFSSDDGEALRELHPIACAHFERIADVFYRRILEHPEARKALEGGESQVGHLKVTLQDWMGSLLLGPWDAAYFERRCRIGRVHVRIHLPQHYMFGAMNLLRQELAAVLEESLRDAPARAARLAQALGKILDLELAIMLHTYREDLLAQAARAERLATFGQLVGSIGHELRNPLGVIETSLFILKGRPAAAEDARVTKHLDRIGEQVEVANHIVTSLLDMIRSRPLVRAPLRLAEVWASALEAVAPPGHVRVHAQGLESLPSVEGDAVQLRQVFVNLLQNAVQALGEREGEVRLTADVPEDGARRVRLVLEDSGPGLDPAIRARVFEPLMTTKARGLGLGLALVRRILERHGGGIGYAPAVGGPGGARFVVELPLTPEPS is encoded by the coding sequence ATGGAAGCCGGACCCGGAGGCGTGACGGACAACGTCCTGGAGGAACTCCAGCGCTACGTGGGCTTCTCCTCCGACGACGGAGAGGCCCTGCGCGAGCTGCACCCCATCGCCTGCGCGCACTTCGAGCGCATCGCGGACGTCTTCTACCGGCGCATCCTCGAGCACCCGGAGGCGCGCAAGGCGCTGGAGGGGGGCGAGAGCCAGGTGGGCCACCTGAAGGTGACGCTCCAGGACTGGATGGGGTCGCTCCTGCTGGGGCCGTGGGACGCGGCGTACTTCGAGCGCCGCTGCCGCATCGGGCGGGTGCACGTGCGCATCCACCTGCCGCAGCACTACATGTTCGGCGCCATGAACCTGCTGCGCCAGGAGCTGGCGGCGGTGCTGGAGGAGTCGCTGCGCGACGCGCCCGCGCGGGCCGCGCGCCTGGCCCAAGCGCTGGGAAAGATCCTCGACCTGGAGCTGGCCATCATGCTGCACACCTACCGCGAGGACCTGCTGGCCCAGGCGGCCCGGGCCGAGCGGCTGGCGACCTTCGGGCAGCTCGTGGGCTCCATCGGTCACGAGCTGCGCAACCCCCTGGGCGTCATCGAGACCTCGCTCTTCATCCTCAAGGGCCGCCCCGCCGCGGCGGAGGACGCGCGCGTGACCAAGCACCTGGACCGCATCGGCGAGCAGGTGGAGGTCGCCAACCACATCGTCACCAGCCTGCTGGACATGATCCGCTCCCGCCCGCTCGTGCGCGCGCCGCTGCGGCTCGCGGAGGTCTGGGCGTCCGCGCTGGAGGCCGTCGCGCCGCCCGGGCACGTGCGCGTGCACGCGCAGGGGCTGGAGTCCCTGCCGTCCGTGGAGGGGGACGCCGTGCAGTTGCGGCAGGTCTTCGTGAACCTGCTGCAGAACGCGGTGCAGGCCCTGGGCGAGCGCGAGGGCGAGGTGCGGCTGACGGCGGACGTCCCGGAGGACGGGGCGCGGCGCGTCCGGCTGGTGCTGGAGGACAGCGGCCCGGGCCTGGACCCGGCCATCCGCGCGCGCGTCTTCGAACCGCTGATGACCACGAAGGCACGCGGGCTGGGGCTCGGCCTGGCGCTGGTGCGGCGCATCCTCGAACGGCACGGTGGCGGCATCGGCTACGCTCCGGCCGTGGGCGGGCCGGGAGGGGCCCGCTTCGTGGTGGAGCTTCCCCTGACGCCGGAGCCTTCCTGA
- a CDS encoding response regulator, whose amino-acid sequence MGRFLVVDDNRAFAENLAEILEDAGHTTTVVDCGEAALQAARAERYDVLITDMRMAGMSGAALVHHLRQRDPGLAAIVVTAHPGEAELARAHAEGVLAVLPKPVPVPALVELLARARRDGLVVLVEDDAGLADNLTEVLRERGFTAVVARSVPDVAGLKPVHPFAALVDLRVPGGPDGEALRRVRERFPSATPFVVTAFPEALPGDFEGRCVRKPFDTGALLAALEQVHGGRA is encoded by the coding sequence ATGGGCCGCTTCCTGGTGGTGGATGACAACCGGGCCTTCGCGGAGAACCTGGCGGAGATCCTGGAGGACGCGGGCCACACGACCACCGTGGTGGACTGCGGCGAGGCCGCGCTCCAGGCCGCGCGCGCCGAGCGCTACGACGTGCTCATCACCGACATGCGCATGGCCGGGATGAGCGGCGCCGCGCTGGTGCACCACCTGCGCCAGCGGGACCCGGGGCTCGCGGCCATCGTCGTCACCGCGCATCCGGGGGAGGCCGAGCTCGCGCGCGCGCACGCGGAGGGCGTGCTCGCGGTGCTGCCCAAGCCGGTGCCGGTGCCCGCGCTGGTGGAGCTGCTCGCGCGGGCCCGCCGCGACGGGCTCGTCGTGCTGGTGGAGGACGACGCGGGCCTCGCGGACAACCTCACGGAGGTGCTGCGCGAGCGCGGCTTCACGGCCGTGGTGGCGCGCTCGGTGCCGGACGTCGCGGGGCTCAAGCCCGTGCACCCCTTCGCCGCGCTCGTGGACCTGCGCGTGCCGGGCGGCCCCGACGGCGAGGCGCTGCGCCGCGTGCGGGAGCGCTTCCCGTCCGCCACCCCCTTCGTCGTCACGGCCTTCCCGGAGGCCCTGCCCGGGGACTTCGAGGGCCGGTGCGTCCGCAAGCCCTTCGACACCGGGGCGCTGCTCGCCGCGCTCGAGCAGGTGCATGGAGGCCGCGCGTGA
- a CDS encoding ATP-binding protein, which produces MTAPGGAGERPRVLVVDDNAALADNMKELLEDQGYQVCVATSCAGALERAPAGFDVALVDIRLPDGEGTRLAPQLKALVPEGEVVLLTGLGMLEAAVAAVHAGACAYLLKPCATPELLVTLEQALRQVRLHREKQVLARRAQVTEKLAAVGTLTAGLTHEIRNPLNAAVLQLTVLERRVRRLEEAAQGPLLEPLLLVRDEIRRLDHILEDFLQFARPREFRSAAVAVAPLFERVGGLLAWQAEQRGVALEVEPAEGLEVWGEEERLRQVLLNLALNALEATPPGGRVRFSASANAGEVALCVDDSGPGVPEDVRGRLFEPFFTTKASGSGLGLSIVHAIVTQHGGTLQVEDGPLGGARFTVRVPAAKLEG; this is translated from the coding sequence GTGACGGCGCCGGGCGGCGCGGGGGAGCGGCCCCGGGTGCTGGTGGTGGATGACAACGCGGCCCTCGCGGACAACATGAAGGAGCTGCTGGAGGACCAGGGCTACCAGGTCTGCGTCGCGACGAGCTGCGCGGGGGCGCTGGAGCGGGCGCCGGCGGGCTTCGACGTGGCCCTGGTGGACATCCGGCTGCCAGACGGCGAGGGCACGCGGCTGGCCCCCCAGCTCAAGGCGCTGGTGCCGGAAGGGGAGGTGGTGCTGCTCACCGGCCTGGGCATGCTGGAGGCGGCGGTGGCCGCGGTGCACGCGGGCGCGTGCGCGTACCTGCTCAAGCCCTGCGCCACCCCGGAATTGCTGGTGACGCTGGAGCAGGCGCTGCGCCAGGTGCGGCTGCACCGCGAGAAGCAGGTGCTGGCCCGGCGGGCGCAGGTGACGGAGAAGCTGGCCGCGGTGGGCACGCTGACCGCGGGGCTGACGCACGAGATCCGCAACCCCCTCAACGCCGCCGTCCTGCAGCTCACCGTCCTGGAGCGCCGGGTGCGCAGGCTGGAGGAGGCCGCGCAGGGGCCGCTGCTGGAGCCGCTCCTGCTGGTGCGCGATGAGATCCGCCGCCTGGATCACATCCTCGAGGACTTCCTCCAGTTCGCCCGCCCGCGCGAGTTCAGGTCGGCCGCGGTGGCGGTGGCGCCGCTGTTCGAGCGGGTGGGTGGTCTGCTGGCCTGGCAGGCCGAGCAGCGCGGCGTGGCGCTGGAGGTGGAGCCCGCGGAGGGGCTGGAGGTGTGGGGCGAGGAGGAGCGGCTGCGGCAGGTGCTGCTGAACCTGGCGCTCAACGCGCTGGAGGCGACGCCGCCGGGAGGACGGGTGCGCTTCAGCGCGAGCGCGAACGCCGGGGAGGTGGCGCTGTGCGTGGACGACAGCGGACCGGGCGTGCCGGAGGACGTGCGCGGGAGGCTCTTCGAGCCCTTCTTCACGACGAAGGCGAGCGGCAGCGGGCTGGGCCTCTCCATCGTGCACGCCATCGTCACGCAGCACGGCGGCACCCTCCAGGTGGAGGACGGGCCGCTGGGCGGCGCGCGCTTCACCGTGCGCGTGCCGGCGGCGAAGCTGGAGGGGTGA
- a CDS encoding lytic transglycosylase domain-containing protein, translating to MALSPLRSASAPVSRMPVQDAASSRPANLQGGGVEGLASGPMGMKRRTPGMERLQQDGFDVGSSKNAELGKLLQDTLSALSSIVQLVAQAAGGAQGVSGAQGVSGAQGASGAQGAQCGKSGSGSPPFSDSSFTPADSSRPPVALNGNTGVVGPGASQQASSTGGSKLGGNLPAGLEKFRGAIESASAKTGMPAEMLAAQIWQESRGNLEAVSTNGGNGLTDTGLMQVNPNTYGELQAKHPELQGKNLSDPETNILAGAFYMKDMKEQFGSDELALRAYNSGPNGVDKSNPDAIPAGTGDATYVQKVKSFMNTLATGQGTLPA from the coding sequence ATGGCCCTCTCGCCCCTCCGCAGCGCCTCCGCTCCCGTGTCCCGCATGCCGGTGCAGGATGCCGCCTCCTCCCGTCCCGCCAACCTCCAGGGCGGTGGTGTGGAAGGGCTCGCCTCCGGGCCCATGGGCATGAAGCGGCGCACCCCGGGCATGGAGAGGCTCCAGCAGGACGGCTTCGACGTCGGCTCCAGCAAGAACGCGGAGCTGGGCAAGCTGCTGCAGGACACGCTGTCGGCGCTGAGCTCCATCGTCCAGCTGGTGGCGCAGGCGGCGGGCGGCGCGCAGGGGGTCTCCGGTGCGCAGGGGGTCTCCGGTGCGCAGGGCGCCTCCGGTGCGCAGGGCGCGCAGTGTGGGAAGTCCGGCTCGGGTTCGCCGCCGTTCTCCGACAGCAGCTTCACGCCCGCGGATTCGTCGCGTCCTCCCGTGGCGCTCAACGGCAACACCGGCGTCGTGGGGCCGGGGGCATCTCAGCAGGCGTCGTCCACGGGAGGCTCGAAGCTGGGCGGCAACCTGCCCGCGGGGCTGGAGAAGTTCCGGGGCGCCATCGAGTCCGCCTCCGCCAAGACGGGCATGCCGGCGGAGATGCTGGCCGCGCAAATCTGGCAGGAGTCGCGCGGCAACCTGGAGGCCGTCTCCACCAACGGCGGCAACGGCCTGACGGACACCGGCCTGATGCAGGTCAACCCCAACACCTACGGGGAGCTGCAGGCGAAGCACCCGGAGCTCCAGGGCAAGAACCTCTCCGACCCTGAGACCAACATCCTCGCGGGCGCCTTCTACATGAAGGACATGAAGGAGCAGTTCGGCAGCGATGAGCTGGCCCTGCGCGCCTACAACTCCGGCCCCAACGGCGTGGACAAGAGCAACCCGGACGCCATCCCCGCCGGCACGGGCGACGCCACCTACGTGCAGAAGGTGAAGTCCTTCATGAACACGCTGGCCACCGGCCAGGGCACGCTGCCCGCGTAG
- a CDS encoding sensor histidine kinase, with product MARKECTHAGQNTDVLFRFLVQSAKDRAIFGIDLQGYIISWNPGAEHIKGWRADEVLGQHFRMLFPEDSRQQGCPEAELREAFQTGHFRGEEPRLRKDGSLFIAEVDLWLLRDDTGHPCGFVKVTQDITERKQAEEERAVLLARERAAHAEAEAERLKLYAIFEQAPVGIAIFQGPRHVIQYANPIQRRFWEREREEVLGRPFIEVLPEELGPDVIASACDPVFQQGQSRVFTEERFQFTRRDTGEQVERYFNFTHVPMRALDGTVEGFMGVAWDVTDAVRAHQRAEALTRQLQDRVDFEQQLIGIVSHDLRTPLNAIHLTVSAMARREELDARSAQSVLRIQAAVHRAAHLVGDLLDFTRARLGGGIPIAPRAADLHQVARQVLDQVDAAHPGRTVRVQERGDANGHWDPERLAQVVQNLVTNALKYSPESSPVQVTTRGEGEWVCLSVHNPGPPIPPEKLPGIFEPLQRATSEVDSTGRSVGLGLYIVKQLVEAHGGTVDVTSTLNEGTTFTVRLPRSRGPG from the coding sequence GTGGCACGCAAGGAGTGCACCCACGCCGGGCAGAACACCGATGTGCTCTTCCGCTTCCTCGTCCAGAGCGCGAAGGACCGCGCCATCTTCGGCATCGACCTCCAGGGGTACATCATCAGCTGGAACCCGGGCGCCGAGCACATCAAGGGCTGGCGAGCCGACGAGGTCCTGGGACAGCACTTCCGCATGCTCTTCCCCGAGGACTCCCGCCAGCAGGGGTGTCCGGAAGCGGAGCTGCGGGAGGCCTTCCAGACGGGACACTTCCGGGGTGAGGAGCCCCGGCTGCGCAAGGACGGGAGCCTCTTCATCGCCGAGGTGGACCTGTGGCTGCTGCGCGACGACACGGGTCACCCCTGCGGGTTCGTGAAGGTCACGCAGGACATCACCGAGCGCAAGCAGGCGGAGGAGGAGCGGGCGGTCCTGCTTGCCCGCGAGCGGGCCGCCCACGCCGAAGCGGAGGCCGAGCGCCTGAAGCTCTACGCCATCTTCGAACAGGCTCCGGTGGGCATCGCCATCTTCCAGGGCCCCCGCCACGTCATCCAATACGCCAACCCCATCCAGCGCCGCTTCTGGGAGCGGGAGCGCGAGGAGGTGCTGGGCAGGCCCTTCATCGAGGTGCTCCCGGAGGAGCTGGGGCCGGACGTCATCGCGAGCGCCTGTGACCCCGTCTTCCAGCAGGGGCAGTCCCGCGTCTTCACCGAGGAGCGCTTCCAGTTCACCCGCCGGGACACGGGCGAGCAGGTGGAGCGCTACTTCAACTTCACGCACGTGCCCATGCGGGCCCTGGATGGCACCGTCGAGGGCTTCATGGGGGTGGCCTGGGACGTCACGGACGCAGTGAGGGCGCACCAGCGCGCGGAGGCCCTGACCCGGCAGCTCCAGGACCGCGTCGACTTCGAACAGCAGCTCATCGGCATCGTCAGTCATGACCTGCGCACCCCGCTCAACGCCATCCACCTGACGGTGAGCGCCATGGCCCGCCGCGAGGAGCTCGATGCGCGCAGCGCCCAGTCCGTGCTGCGCATCCAGGCCGCCGTCCACCGCGCGGCCCACCTCGTCGGGGACCTGCTGGACTTCACCCGGGCGCGGCTGGGCGGAGGCATCCCCATCGCGCCCCGCGCCGCCGACCTGCACCAGGTGGCGCGGCAGGTCCTGGACCAGGTGGACGCGGCCCACCCCGGCCGGACCGTGCGGGTGCAGGAGCGGGGCGACGCGAACGGACACTGGGACCCCGAGCGGCTCGCGCAGGTGGTGCAGAACCTGGTGACGAACGCCCTCAAGTACAGCCCTGAGTCCAGCCCGGTGCAGGTGACGACCCGGGGCGAGGGAGAATGGGTGTGCCTGTCCGTCCACAACCCGGGCCCGCCCATCCCTCCCGAAAAGCTGCCGGGCATCTTCGAGCCCCTCCAGCGCGCGACCTCGGAGGTGGACTCCACCGGCCGCAGCGTGGGCCTGGGGCTCTACATCGTGAAGCAGCTGGTGGAGGCCCACGGCGGCACCGTCGACGTCACCTCCACCCTCAACGAGGGCACCACGTTCACCGTGCGCCTTCCCCGGAGCCGCGGGCCCGGATGA
- a CDS encoding serine/threonine protein kinase codes for MGKPRTERFGRFELRERVWVSGLSTLHRAVDTEALAGSRSVVLKRLLPELPKDPAIAEEFLDLASLSACLQHDNVVRVLNFGEVEGEPFLVREWVEGQDLGRVRSLSRRRGMPTLPEPIAVSIGIDICKGLHPAHQQVGLLHGELVSSNVLMGHGGEVKVLEFGFNRWGQRKAWASANIFGGKLKYFAPEQLLREPVDGRADLYVLGLLLYELLCGTLPMKGDHEALIFTEVLEGRLVPAWQYNPTLDADLVRILERALARSAGDRYPSAEAMGQAMGDWMKVHAPAFSTDTRRQWMATLYPPEPSR; via the coding sequence ATGGGCAAGCCCCGGACGGAGCGGTTTGGCAGGTTCGAGCTGCGGGAGCGGGTGTGGGTGAGCGGCCTGTCCACGCTGCATCGGGCGGTCGACACGGAGGCGCTCGCTGGCAGCAGGTCCGTGGTCCTCAAGCGGCTGTTGCCCGAACTCCCGAAGGACCCTGCGATCGCCGAGGAGTTCCTCGACCTCGCCTCCCTGTCGGCATGCCTCCAGCACGACAACGTCGTGCGGGTCCTGAACTTCGGTGAGGTCGAGGGCGAGCCCTTCCTGGTCCGGGAGTGGGTGGAGGGGCAGGATCTGGGCCGCGTGCGGAGCCTGTCCCGGCGGCGGGGCATGCCGACGTTGCCCGAACCCATCGCCGTGAGCATCGGCATCGACATCTGCAAGGGATTGCATCCCGCGCACCAGCAGGTGGGTCTGCTGCACGGAGAGCTGGTCTCCTCGAACGTGCTGATGGGCCACGGCGGGGAGGTGAAGGTCCTCGAGTTCGGCTTCAACCGGTGGGGGCAGCGCAAGGCGTGGGCGAGCGCGAACATCTTCGGCGGCAAGCTGAAGTACTTCGCTCCGGAGCAGCTGCTGCGCGAGCCAGTGGATGGCCGCGCCGACCTCTACGTCCTGGGCCTGCTGCTCTACGAGCTGCTGTGCGGGACGCTGCCCATGAAGGGCGACCACGAGGCGCTGATCTTCACGGAGGTGCTGGAGGGGCGGCTGGTCCCCGCCTGGCAGTACAACCCCACGCTGGATGCGGACCTCGTGCGAATCCTCGAACGCGCGCTGGCGAGGTCCGCGGGCGACCGCTACCCGTCCGCCGAGGCGATGGGCCAGGCGATGGGGGACTGGATGAAGGTCCATGCACCCGCGTTCAGCACGGACACGCGGAGGCAGTGGATGGCCACGCTCTACCCGCCCGAGCCGTCCAGGTGA